One segment of Cervus canadensis isolate Bull #8, Minnesota chromosome 32, ASM1932006v1, whole genome shotgun sequence DNA contains the following:
- the DNASE1 gene encoding deoxyribonuclease-1 isoform X3 yields the protein MGRQRIPRRNDWTQGLADPDLLPDRVLVTYSCHLRLHTQDEGHQADRAAARTGWLAAAGPVPEDSSLQHPHLWGDQDVQRYTLQLHCAGMTQTTTTTWSVSRWAATATRSATSLCSEVKEFAIVPLHSAPSDAVAEINSLYDVYLDVRQKWDLNDIMLMGDFNADCSYVTSSQWSSIRLRTSSAFQWLIPDSADTTATSTNCAYDRIVVAGSLLQSSVVPGSAAPFDFQAAYGLSNEMALAISDHYPVAVTLT from the exons ATGGGAAGGCAAAGGATTCCAAGAAGAAATGACTGGACTCAAGGCCTGGCAGACCCCGATCTGCTGCCTGACCGTGTTCTTGTGACCTACTCCTGTCACCTGCGCCTGCACACACAG GATGAGGGGCACCAGGCTGACCGGGCTGCTGCTCGCACTGGCTGGCTTGCTGCAGCTGGGCCTGTCCCTGAAGATAGCAGCCTTCAACATCCGCACCTTTGGGGAGACCAAGATGTCCAACGCTACACTCTCCAGCTACATTGTGCGG GGATGACCCAAACAACTACCACTACGTGGTCAGTGAGCCGCTGGGCCGCAACAGCTACAAGGAGCGCTACCTCTTTGTGTTCAG AGGTCAAAGAGTTTGCCATTGTTCCCCTGCACTCGGCCCCATCGGACGCAGTGGCTGAGATTAACTCTCTCTACGACGTCTACCTGGATGTCCGGCAGAAGTGGGACTTGAAC GACATCATGTTGATGGGTGATTTCAACGCTGACTGCAGCTACGTGACCTCCTCGCAGTGGTCATCCATCCGCCTGCGCACGAGCTCCGCCTTCCAGTGGCTGATTCCTGACAGTGCTGACACCACGGCTACATCCACAAACTGCGCCTATGACCG GATCGTGGTCGCAGGGTCTCTGCTCCAGAGTTCTGTGGTTCCTGGCTCGGCTGCTCCCTTTGATTTCCAAGCTGCATATGGATTGAGCAATGAGATG GCCCTGGCCATCAGTGACCATTACCCGGTGGCGGTGACACTGACATAA
- the DNASE1 gene encoding deoxyribonuclease-1 isoform X4, with protein MELLTADQSCRGLKAPAQRTGAPPWGPQRRGELEEDEGHQADRAAARTGWLAAAGPVPEDSSLQHPHLWGDQDVQRYTLQLHCAGMTQTTTTTWSVSRWAATATRSATSLCSEVKEFAIVPLHSAPSDAVAEINSLYDVYLDVRQKWDLNDIMLMGDFNADCSYVTSSQWSSIRLRTSSAFQWLIPDSADTTATSTNCAYDRIVVAGSLLQSSVVPGSAAPFDFQAAYGLSNEMALAISDHYPVAVTLT; from the exons ATGGAGTTGCTCACAGCAGACCAGTCCTGCCGAGGACTCAAGGCACCTGCTCAAAGGACTGGAGCGCCACCCTGGGGCCCGCAACGCAGAGGGGAGCTTGAAGAG GATGAGGGGCACCAGGCTGACCGGGCTGCTGCTCGCACTGGCTGGCTTGCTGCAGCTGGGCCTGTCCCTGAAGATAGCAGCCTTCAACATCCGCACCTTTGGGGAGACCAAGATGTCCAACGCTACACTCTCCAGCTACATTGTGCGG GGATGACCCAAACAACTACCACTACGTGGTCAGTGAGCCGCTGGGCCGCAACAGCTACAAGGAGCGCTACCTCTTTGTGTTCAG AGGTCAAAGAGTTTGCCATTGTTCCCCTGCACTCGGCCCCATCGGACGCAGTGGCTGAGATTAACTCTCTCTACGACGTCTACCTGGATGTCCGGCAGAAGTGGGACTTGAAC GACATCATGTTGATGGGTGATTTCAACGCTGACTGCAGCTACGTGACCTCCTCGCAGTGGTCATCCATCCGCCTGCGCACGAGCTCCGCCTTCCAGTGGCTGATTCCTGACAGTGCTGACACCACGGCTACATCCACAAACTGCGCCTATGACCG GATCGTGGTCGCAGGGTCTCTGCTCCAGAGTTCTGTGGTTCCTGGCTCGGCTGCTCCCTTTGATTTCCAAGCTGCATATGGATTGAGCAATGAGATG GCCCTGGCCATCAGTGACCATTACCCGGTGGCGGTGACACTGACATAA
- the DNASE1 gene encoding deoxyribonuclease-1 isoform X5 translates to MTSSSSRRSETATWWPWGSCWTISTSGDDPNNYHYVVSEPLGRNSYKERYLFVFRPNKVSVLDTYQYDDGCESCGNDSFSREPAVVKFSSPSTKVKEFAIVPLHSAPSDAVAEINSLYDVYLDVRQKWDLNDIMLMGDFNADCSYVTSSQWSSIRLRTSSAFQWLIPDSADTTATSTNCAYDRIVVAGSLLQSSVVPGSAAPFDFQAAYGLSNEMALAISDHYPVAVTLT, encoded by the exons ATGACATCGTCCTCATCCAGGAGGTCAGAGACAGCCACCTGGTGGCCGTGGGGAAGCTGCTGGACCATCTCAACCAGTGG GGATGACCCAAACAACTACCACTACGTGGTCAGTGAGCCGCTGGGCCGCAACAGCTACAAGGAGCGCTACCTCTTTGTGTTCAG ACCCAACAAGGTGTCCGTGCTGGACACCTACCAGTACGACGATGGCTGCGAGTCCTGCGGGAACGACAGCTTCAGCCGGGAGCCCGCTGTGGTCAAGTTCTCGTCCCCCTCCACCA AGGTCAAAGAGTTTGCCATTGTTCCCCTGCACTCGGCCCCATCGGACGCAGTGGCTGAGATTAACTCTCTCTACGACGTCTACCTGGATGTCCGGCAGAAGTGGGACTTGAAC GACATCATGTTGATGGGTGATTTCAACGCTGACTGCAGCTACGTGACCTCCTCGCAGTGGTCATCCATCCGCCTGCGCACGAGCTCCGCCTTCCAGTGGCTGATTCCTGACAGTGCTGACACCACGGCTACATCCACAAACTGCGCCTATGACCG GATCGTGGTCGCAGGGTCTCTGCTCCAGAGTTCTGTGGTTCCTGGCTCGGCTGCTCCCTTTGATTTCCAAGCTGCATATGGATTGAGCAATGAGATG GCCCTGGCCATCAGTGACCATTACCCGGTGGCGGTGACACTGACATAA
- the DNASE1 gene encoding deoxyribonuclease-1 isoform X2, whose product MRGTRLTGLLLALAGLLQLGLSLKIAAFNIRTFGETKMSNATLSSYIVRIVSRYDIVLIQEVRDSHLVAVGKLLDHLNQDDPNNYHYVVSEPLGRNSYKERYLFVFRPNKVSVLDTYQYDDGCESCGNDSFSREPAVVKFSSPSTKVKEFAIVPLHSAPSDAVAEINSLYDVYLDVRQKWDLNDIMLMGDFNADCSYVTSSQWSSIRLRTSSAFQWLIPDSADTTATSTNCAYDRIVVAGSLLQSSVVPGSAAPFDFQAAYGLSNEMALAISDHYPVAVTLT is encoded by the exons ATGAGGGGCACCAGGCTGACCGGGCTGCTGCTCGCACTGGCTGGCTTGCTGCAGCTGGGCCTGTCCCTGAAGATAGCAGCCTTCAACATCCGCACCTTTGGGGAGACCAAGATGTCCAACGCTACACTCTCCAGCTACATTGTGCGG ATCGTGAGTCGTTATGACATCGTCCTCATCCAGGAGGTCAGAGACAGCCACCTGGTGGCCGTGGGGAAGCTGCTGGACCATCTCAACCA GGATGACCCAAACAACTACCACTACGTGGTCAGTGAGCCGCTGGGCCGCAACAGCTACAAGGAGCGCTACCTCTTTGTGTTCAG ACCCAACAAGGTGTCCGTGCTGGACACCTACCAGTACGACGATGGCTGCGAGTCCTGCGGGAACGACAGCTTCAGCCGGGAGCCCGCTGTGGTCAAGTTCTCGTCCCCCTCCACCA AGGTCAAAGAGTTTGCCATTGTTCCCCTGCACTCGGCCCCATCGGACGCAGTGGCTGAGATTAACTCTCTCTACGACGTCTACCTGGATGTCCGGCAGAAGTGGGACTTGAAC GACATCATGTTGATGGGTGATTTCAACGCTGACTGCAGCTACGTGACCTCCTCGCAGTGGTCATCCATCCGCCTGCGCACGAGCTCCGCCTTCCAGTGGCTGATTCCTGACAGTGCTGACACCACGGCTACATCCACAAACTGCGCCTATGACCG GATCGTGGTCGCAGGGTCTCTGCTCCAGAGTTCTGTGGTTCCTGGCTCGGCTGCTCCCTTTGATTTCCAAGCTGCATATGGATTGAGCAATGAGATG GCCCTGGCCATCAGTGACCATTACCCGGTGGCGGTGACACTGACATAA
- the DNASE1 gene encoding deoxyribonuclease-1 isoform X1, translating to MKGFRMRGTRLTGLLLALAGLLQLGLSLKIAAFNIRTFGETKMSNATLSSYIVRIVSRYDIVLIQEVRDSHLVAVGKLLDHLNQDDPNNYHYVVSEPLGRNSYKERYLFVFRPNKVSVLDTYQYDDGCESCGNDSFSREPAVVKFSSPSTKVKEFAIVPLHSAPSDAVAEINSLYDVYLDVRQKWDLNDIMLMGDFNADCSYVTSSQWSSIRLRTSSAFQWLIPDSADTTATSTNCAYDRIVVAGSLLQSSVVPGSAAPFDFQAAYGLSNEMALAISDHYPVAVTLT from the exons ATGAAAGGTTTCAG GATGAGGGGCACCAGGCTGACCGGGCTGCTGCTCGCACTGGCTGGCTTGCTGCAGCTGGGCCTGTCCCTGAAGATAGCAGCCTTCAACATCCGCACCTTTGGGGAGACCAAGATGTCCAACGCTACACTCTCCAGCTACATTGTGCGG ATCGTGAGTCGTTATGACATCGTCCTCATCCAGGAGGTCAGAGACAGCCACCTGGTGGCCGTGGGGAAGCTGCTGGACCATCTCAACCA GGATGACCCAAACAACTACCACTACGTGGTCAGTGAGCCGCTGGGCCGCAACAGCTACAAGGAGCGCTACCTCTTTGTGTTCAG ACCCAACAAGGTGTCCGTGCTGGACACCTACCAGTACGACGATGGCTGCGAGTCCTGCGGGAACGACAGCTTCAGCCGGGAGCCCGCTGTGGTCAAGTTCTCGTCCCCCTCCACCA AGGTCAAAGAGTTTGCCATTGTTCCCCTGCACTCGGCCCCATCGGACGCAGTGGCTGAGATTAACTCTCTCTACGACGTCTACCTGGATGTCCGGCAGAAGTGGGACTTGAAC GACATCATGTTGATGGGTGATTTCAACGCTGACTGCAGCTACGTGACCTCCTCGCAGTGGTCATCCATCCGCCTGCGCACGAGCTCCGCCTTCCAGTGGCTGATTCCTGACAGTGCTGACACCACGGCTACATCCACAAACTGCGCCTATGACCG GATCGTGGTCGCAGGGTCTCTGCTCCAGAGTTCTGTGGTTCCTGGCTCGGCTGCTCCCTTTGATTTCCAAGCTGCATATGGATTGAGCAATGAGATG GCCCTGGCCATCAGTGACCATTACCCGGTGGCGGTGACACTGACATAA